Proteins from a genomic interval of Cheilinus undulatus linkage group 15, ASM1832078v1, whole genome shotgun sequence:
- the rif1 gene encoding telomere-associated protein RIF1 yields the protein MMATAGPPSSSSLLPLLESLEDNAAGQSEQTDAYLTIANRLSGEEGRQFLPAVEKHFSRLGKAMLAHMTSPNAELSQAALQALGFCVYHSHVVSGVPETLAAEILSALCSLVVTSTDKNTCTRALWVISKQSFPPDVVAKKVPLILGTLESVWSREDVQSVVMEHEALNVVIRMLEQVPAQMGDGAVRWAKLIIPLVVHSASKVRLRAAAAMEMGLPLLLQKQAEVAAIIEPMMSSKLIPELQKLFMSKNETNVLKLWPLFVKLLGKLLHRGGPFINSLLHLEELGFRSSSLPIKKIAFIAWKSLIDNFALNPDILCSSKRMKLLMQPLASINVRTEALLLTKVEVWWYLVVQLGTNLSSNFDQVSVPLLQCTIGSDSTSVPGTPSRAASQNGSVTPATPKSAGTPGFNSPANSSRMSLNSSVQVQTTFPSIQLLGLEMLLHYFLGPEVIATAAKNKIILSLEPLNHPFLSGASSFTKHAAVLISNIRDGFINIGKEAPDALLAIIWTNLVRFVNFTIESSSKKDRQGCEVFTLMLQALQSIVTSEALPAEKVLILFEATVKGLPQRVLGSASYQVGKMDVLNGTPALFLILLLYNSSMLPAYIEDERFFHCLQTLVGCGLSGHTSPLAFGEAVLGAIRRSAAAIQNKEQLWRMWSVMVGPLTETITQSNEVNQGDALEHNFSAMHSALLFPITHLLCGTPLQQASQKSMLSTWSKLYKVFARCSALVVTAEENICCEELCAKMTTAIDRDALKVPSTLNTVSSVLHVMVECVDFSPFTPQFQQKLKSPHTPVNWMKKRSKVLGNLTTFQSLLVQCLDIYLEDSEAPSETTGLSLVSIMSVLFSNLVLANTVTEALNSLIQPLTLFYQQAANEKPRFSLLLQGKLEKLLSDILSCLQTRSTLAYNSELLSLLSPVLCVVFPHKNKQLRTSVTQFWNATFANSVNLTYPEEIRPILSQVKQKTPIILPGFEVVSVTDEFSGPYSNESSQMETKLSGIPVSSVGKRDSLLGKASEMKERSSMKNSKPVSMKLDFGSPKLPRREVLEEEASIDFVFIPPETKERVLTEHQKEVKRTKRVDIPAMYNNLDASLDTTVFTQYSQSQEDSLDKLPTQQAENVTKEAPAKVPKEDEKKEEDMEVLSKDTQDDASPKSAETAPKSPEQEVMIPESADVSMEDVSTSDDKAEVTEVQSKDGASPNVSSSSDLVSGTPQKPNSRRQSFITLEKYAEGKSSPGSVSKFTGPLVKTSDSQESKTKASSSQASQISSGPNSHESQSTQDSQSPANNAAESPVRPKDSGLKCEPVRLMDRLPSNTAEDEDVIPDTQTEAEGKASTKMSSATEEMESFSQEEESQQSLNDSQSSDTSPGEPRRSGRQRVRPLRPGEDPEERDQKFVLKRKRSEGEPKGDSPKSSSVQSRPNTRSKNATEEDSGKDRLRTRAQRDKGESNQTNSQGRAQKKIKLFSNVEDFLDQPEPRRRSTRDRESSQNDLQSESQSQGRSSRRSTSSLDKADAKKKDKESSQTNLRSGSQSEQESQSQGRSSRRSRSSAETKKVSSEQELNQTATPELEMGEQPENVQVKPNNDSEVITFDPKSIDSQEFDFVEQTEKDDSQMLASSPPKESQDEPSTTSEPASFLEDENKTKEDSDGNLGQEDSQDITSSSLDSQSLRKSRRSKASSESVGQSPESENAEKAEKKEEDSQKEVSSQSTGSQSRTSMHKKMAAVLVVKDKTNEGTNVNLSQEDFQGIAPSSLDSQSLRKSRRSKASSDSVSQSHESEITEKADKKEEDTQKEVSSQNNGSQSRASTRNKLGAVSAIENKTKKDADNNYSQEDSQFITPMSSDSQSLRKSRRSKASSDSQQVTSPLGESQESQIVEKPKKEKADSQIEVTNESQDGTSLKNEPEVEDITKTAKNMKEDSQVLASSSDSQPLWKSRRSKALSEAAEPEDKSKSKDLPRRQSRSSSQTLEAVDHADTRASGRTRRSMAKEEQSKSSPSSTMEGSQSLESSQGRRSSRRSSQTLTANVESSGSESSQAKESFVSIKRGKKPQVSVQSPLTLESKEANTDQDAVMVDLQSSENQDLQTVEVEMTTHNEDSLKVKKGSESLQVASNIEEQNIKSPMEVEDHPQTDNAKISEMFAVSPHKEEQLKDKETSSSQETGAFKSAELSESVQISAEPSEQQQAIQSPLKTSVPQDEETEQPQVLESPEGKAEVSEPEDKVSVEQDANLDSNDQEQLPEEPAEDDQGSSLGQKDGQSEETEQAIVGNEITPLQDGDKDGQTQIIEQQVEEEKPTAFAANETAATVDAALTDVCSTSISSESTNNLENPEKLQGSPAKQKDLEAVMGQDVGQSPSGGRTRGSWSPSASPSTSILKKGQKRPLEDETPSPLVKSRRVSFANPIQQQEMADDIDRRSPALRTSSPRRSKGSSIPQPKYVTTPTKGMLILSPRNLHSPGYKSSKKCLISEMSQEPRPVSRDCIYPALVGCSTPVEAVLPQISSNMWSRGFGQLVRARNIKTVGDLSALTPSEIKTLPIRSPKISNVKKALKIYEQQRKGRGGDELKSFDETEMMTSELEETSAPQNHEEEDKTSAETLATELVDEPAETKPDHDLSVNQTSESSSGEQTAIDQQQSEGLLSEVEALAGRMTSQELGQCSSQQLVQIHDHLGGLMGHVVVELQTRLSKME from the exons ATGATGGCGACGGCAGGGCCTCCAAGCAGCTCCAGCCTCCTCCCCCTGCTGGAGTCTTTGGAGGACAACGCTGCTGGacagtcagagcagacagatgcCTACCTCACTATCGCAAA CCGGCTCAGTGGAGAAGAAGGCCGACAGTTTCTCCCTGCAGTTGAAAAGCACTTTTCTCGTTTGGGTAAAGCTATGCTG GCTCACATGACCAGTCCCAATGCAGAGCTGAGTCAAGCTGCGCTGCAGGCGTTGGGGTTTTGTGTTTACCACTCACATGTTGTCTCTGGAGTTCCTG AAACTCTTGCAGCAGAAATCCTCTCAGCACTTTGCTCTTTGGTGGTGACAtcaacagataaaaacacatgCACCAGAGCATTATGGGTCATCTCCAAACAGAGCTTTCCCCCAGATGTGGTGGCTAAAAAA GTGCCATtgatactgggaacactggaGAGCGTGTGGAGCAGAGAGGACGTCCAGTCTGTTGTGATGGAGCATGAGGCCTTAAATGTCGTCATCAG GATGTTGGAGCAGGTGCCGGCTCAGATGGGTGACGGAGCGGTTCGATGGGCAAAGCTCATCATCCCGCTGGTTGTCCACTCTGCCTCAAAGGTGCGTCTACGAGCTGCAGCAGCCATGGAGATGGGCCTGCCTCTTCTGCTGCAGAAACAGGCGGAGGTGGCTGCTATCATTGAACCCATGATGTCCTCA AAACTGATCCCAGAGCTGCAGAAACTTTTTATGTCTAAGAATGAAACAAACGTCCTGAAGCTCTGGCCCTTATTTGTTAAACTGCTCGGAAAG CTGCTGCACAGAGGAGGCCCCTTCATCAACTCTCTGCTCCATCTGGAGGAGCTCGGTTTCCGCAGCTCTTCTCTCCCCATCAAAAAAATTGCCTTCATCGCCTGGAAGAGCCTCATCGATAACTTTGCCCTGAATCCAG ACATCCTGTGCAGCAGCAAACGTATGAAGCTCCTCATGCAGCCCCTCGCCTCCATCAACGTCAGGACGGAGGCACTGCTGCTAACCAAGGTGGAGGTGTGGTGGTACCTGGTGGTCCAGCTTGGAACCAACTTATCGTCTAACTTTGATCAG GTTTCTGTCCCTCTTCTTCAATGCACTATCGGATCAGACTCCACATCAGTCCCAGGAACACCTTCAAGAGCAGCCAGTCAAAACGGTTCAGTGACGCCTGCAACACCTAAATCTG caggCACTCCAGGCTTCAACAGTCCAGCCAATTCGTCTCGGATGAGCCTGAACTCCAGCGTGCAGGTCCAGACCACCTTTCCGTCCATCCAGCTGCTTGGCCTGGAGATGCTGCTGCACTATTTCCTCGGGCCGGAAGTTATTGCCACAgcggcaaaaaataaaataatcctgAGCCTTG aGCCGTTGAACCATCCTTTCCTCTCTGGAGCGTCTTCTTTCACCAAACACGCTGCTGTGCTCATATCAAACATCAGAGATGGATTCATCAACATCGGCAAAGAAGCTCCAG ATGCTCTGTTGGCCATCATATGGACAAATCTCGTCCGATTTGTTAACTTCACCATTGAGTCAA GCAGTAAGAAGGATCGACAGGGCTGTGAAGTTTTCACTCTGATGCTTCAGGCTCTGCAGAGCATTGTCACCTCAGAGGCTCTACCTGCAGAAAAAGTCCTG ATTCTGTTTGAAGCAACAGTGAAAGGTCTTCCTCAGAGAGTCCTCGGCTCGGCCTCCTATCAAGTGGGGAAGATGGATGTGCTGAAT GGAACACCGGCTCTGTTTCTGATTCTGCTCCTCTACAACAGCAGCATGCTGCCGGCTTACATTGAGGATGAGAG GTTTTTCCACTGCCTCCAGACTCTGGTTGGCTGCGGTCTGTCCGGTCACACGTCCCCACTGGCGTTTGGGGAGGCGGTGCTCGGCGCCATCAGACGCAGCGCTGCGGCTATTCAGAACAAAGAGCAGCTGTGGAGGATGTGGAGTGTGATGGTCGGACCGCTGACTGAAACAATCACACAG TCCAATGAAGTCAACCAAGGTGACGCTCTCGAGCACAACTTCAGCGCCATGCACTCCGCCTTGTTGTTTCCTATCACACATCTTCTATGTGGGACACCTCTGCAGCAG GCGTCCCAGAAGTCGATGTTGTCCACGTGGTCCAAACTCTATAAAGTGTTTGCTCGCTGCTCTGCTCTCGTGGTCACAGCTGAGGAAAACATCTGCTGTGAAGAGCTCTGTGCAAAGATGACGACAGCCATTGACAGAGACGCTCTGAAG GTTCCTTCAACATTAAATACTGTTTCCAGTGTCCTCCATGTGATGGTCGAATGTGTTGACTTCTCACCGTTCACTCCGCAGTTTCAGCAGAAACTCAAAT CTCCTCACACCCCGGTGAActggatgaagaagaggagtaAAGTCCTGGGGAATCTGACCACTTTCCAGTCTCTGCTGGTTCAGTGTTTGGATATTTACCTGGAGGACTCAGAGGCTCCGTCTGAAACCACAGGACTCTCTCTCGTCTCCATTATGTCAGTTCTCTTCTCGAACCTCGTTCTCGCCAACACGGTCACAGAAGCCCTGAACTCTCTGATTCAACCTCTCACGCTTTTCTACCAACAAGCAGCAAACGAGAAGCCTAGATTCTCCTTGCTGCTGCAGGGGAAG TTGGaaaagctcctctctgatatCCTCAGCTGCCTGCAGACTCGCTCTACTTTGGCATACAACTCTGAGCtcctgtctctgctgtctcctGTGCTCTGTGTGGTGTTTCCTCACAAGAACAAGCAGCTTCGTACCTCCGTCACTCAGTTCTGGAACGCCACCTTTGCCAACTCAGTCAACCTCACCTACCCCGAAGAGATCAG ACCAATACTGAGCCAAGTGAAGCAGAAGACTCCAATCATTCTTCCTGGATTTGAGGTTGTCAGTGTTACTGATGAGTTCAGTGGACCATATTCT AACGAGAGCTCACAGATGGAGACAAAACTCAGTGGGATACCAGTTTCATCTGTAGGAAAGAGGGACTCGCTGCTGGGGAAAGCCAGTGAGATGAAGGAGAGAAGCTCCATGAAGAACTCCAAACCAGTTTCT ATGAAACTTGACTTTGGCTCTCCCAAACTTCCTCGTAGGGAGGTTTTGGAGGAAGAGGCCTCCATCGACTTTGTCTTCATCCCTCCTGAGACAAAGGAGCGCGTTCTGACCGAGCATCAGAAGGAGGTGAAAAGGACTAAGAG GGTTGACATCCCTGCCATGTACAACAACCTTGATGCTTCTCTGGATACGACAGTTTTCACCCAGTACAGTCAGAGCCAAGAAGACTCTTT GGATAAACTGCCAACTCAACAAGCTGAAAATGTTACCAAAGAGGCTCCTGCCAAG gttcCTAAAGAAGAcgaaaaaaaggaggaagatATGGAAGTTTTATCTAAAGATACACAAGATGATGCCAGTCCTAAATCTGCAGAGACTGCTCCTAAAAGTCCTGAGCAAGAGGTGATGATCCCTGAATCAGCTGATGTCTCCATGGAGGATGTCTCTACTAGTGATGATAAAGCAGAAGTAACAGAAGTGCAATCTAAAGATGGGGCTAGCCCTAATGTCTCTAGTTCCTCAGATTTGGTCTCAGGGACTCCCCAGAAACCCAACAGCCGTCGACAGTCCTTTATCACTCTTGAGAAGTATGCTGAAGGAAAGTCCAGCCCAGGCAGTGTCTCTAAGTTCACAGGTCCTCTTGTGAAAACCTCTGACAGCCAGGAATCCAAAACCAAGGCATCATCCTCTCAGGCCTCCCAGATATCCTCTGGTCCAAATTCTCATGAATCCCAGTCCACTCAGGACTCTCAAAGTCCTGCAAACAATGCTGCAGAGTCTCCAGTGAGGCCAAAAGACTCTGGGTTAAAATGTGAACCAGTGAGGCTGATGGATAGACTGCCGAGTAACACAGCAGAGGATGAAGATGTCATTCCGGACACCCAGACTGAAGCTGAGGGTAAGGCAAGCACAAAAATGTCTTCAGCTACAGAGGAAATGGAGTCATTCAGCCAAGAAGAGGAGTCTCAGCAGTCTCTGAATGATTCCCAATCATCAGACACTTCTCCAGGTGAACCAAGAAGGTCTGGGCGCCAAAGGGTCAGACCCTTGCGCCCCGGAGAAGACCCTGAGGAACGGGACCAGAAGTTTGTGCTGAAAAGGAAGCGATCTGAAGGAGAACCAAAAGGTGACTCTCCAAAGTCGAGCTCAGtgcaaagcagaccaaacacAAGAAGTAAGAACGCTACTGAGGAGGACAGTGGTAAAGACAGATTACGAacacgagctcagagagataaGGGGGAGTCAAATCAGACTAACTCTCAAGGAAGGGCACAAAAGAAGATCAAACTTTTCAGTAATGTAGAGGACTTCCTTGATCAGCCTGAACCTAGAAGGAGAAGCACCAGAGATCGCGAGTCCAGCCAAAATGACTTGCAGTCCGAAAGCCAGTCTCAGGGTCGGTCCAGCCGGCGGAGTACATCATCTCTGGACAAAGCTGATgcaaagaaaaaggacaaagagTCCAGTCAAACTAACTTGCGATCAGGTTCACAATCTGAACAGGAGAGCCAATCACAGGGTCGCTCCAGTCGACGGAGCCGGTCATCGGCAGAGACCAAAAAGGTTTCCTCTGAACAAGAGTTGAACCAAACGGCAACACCAGAGCTCGAGATGGGAGAACAGCCTGAAAATGTCCAAGTCAAGCCAAACAACGATTCTGAAGTCATCACCTTTGACCCTAAAAGCATTGATTCCCAAGAGTTTGACTTTGtggaacagacagaaaaagatgATTCTCAAATGCTTGCCTCTTCTCCACCTAAGGAATCCCAAGATGAACCTAGTACGACCAGTGAGCCGGCAAGTTTTCTTGAAGACGAGAACAAGACAAAGGAAGATTCTGATGGCAACCTAGGTCAAGAGGACTCCCAAGATATCACTTCCTCTTCCTTGGATAGCCAGTCATTGCGAAAATCCAGGAGAAGCAAGGCGTCCTCCGAGTCTGTGGGCCAATCACCAGAGTCTGAGAATGCTGAAAAGGctgaaaagaaagaggaagactCTCAGAAAGAGGTCTCATCTCAAAGTACTGGTTCCCAAAGTAGGACAAGCATGCACAAGAAGATGGCGGCTGTATTAGTGGTCAAAGACAAGACAAATGAAGGTACAAATGTCAACCTTAGTCAAGAGGATTTTCAAGGTATCGCTCCCTCTTCCTTGGATAGCCAGTCTTTGCGAAAATCCAGGAGAAGCAAGGCATCCTCTGATTCTGTCAGCCAATCCCATGAGTCTGAGATTACTGAAAAGGCTGATAAGAAAGAGGAAGACACCCAGAAAGAGGTTTCATCTCAAAATAATGGTTCCCAAAGTAGAGCAAGTACACGCAACAAGTTAGGGGCTGTATCAGCCAttgaaaacaagacaaaaaaagatgcAGATAACAACTATAGCCAAGAAGATTCTCAATTTATCACACCCATGTCCTCTGACAGCCAATCCTTGCGCAAATCCAGAAGAAGCAAGGCATCTTCTGATTCCCAACAGGTCACTTCTCCTCTTGGTGAATCCCAGGAGTCTCAGATTGTAGAAAAGCCCAAAAAGGAGAAAGCAGACTCTCAGATAGAAGTGACCAATGAGTCTCAGGATGGAACAAGTTTGAAAAATGAACCAGAGGTGGAAGACATAACCAAGACTGCTAAAAATATGAAGGAGGACTCACAAGTACTCGCATCTTCCTCTGATAGCCAGCCTCTGTGGAAATCCAGAAGAAGTAAGGCGTTGTCCGAAGCAGCAGAGCCTGAGGATAAGAGTAAATCTAAAGACTTACCAAGACGGCAGAGTAGATCCAGTTCTCAGACATTGGAAGCTGTTGATCATGCAGATACAAGAGCTAGTGGAAGGACCAGGAGAAGCATGGCAAAAGAGGAGCAATCAAAATCAAGTCCTAGCTCAACTATGGAGGGTTCTCAGTCTTTAGAGTCCTCACAAGGACGAAGATCCTCACGAAGATCTTCTCAAACTCTTACTGCTAATGTAGAGTCTTCAGGATCTGAATCTTCTCAGGCTAAAGAAAGTTTTGTTTCCataaagagaggaaagaaaCCTCAAGTATCTGTGCAAAGTCCTTTAACTCTTGAATCTAAAGAGGCCAATACCGATCAAGATGCTGTTATGGTTGATTTGCAGTCCTCTGAAAATCAAGATTTACAAACTGTAGAGGTTGAAATGACAACACATAATGAAGATTCTCTTAAGGTTAAGAAGGGTTCTGAATCCCTTCAAGTTGCAAGTAACATTGAGGAGCAAAATATCAAATCACCAATGGAAGTTGAGGATCATCCTCAGACAGATAATGCAAAGATTAGTGAAATGTTTGCAGTTTCGCCTCACAAAGAGGAACAActaaaagacaaagaaacatcCTCTTCCCAAGAAACTGGGGCCTTCAAATCTGCTGAATTGTCTGAATCTGTACAGATCAGTGCTGAACCAAGTGAACAGCAACAGGCTATACAATCTCCTTTGAAGACGTCTGTGCCCCAAGATGAGGAAACAGAGCAACCACAGGTCTTGGAGTCTCCAGAGGGGAAAGCTGAAGTGTCTGAGCCTGAGGACAAAGTTTCAGTGGAACAAGATGCTAATTTAGATTCAAACGACCAAGAACAACTACCTGAGGAACCAGCAGAAGACGACCAAGGTTCCTCTCTTGGACAAAAAGATGGTCAGAGTGAGGAAACAGAGCAGGCAATTGTGGGCAACGAGATCACACCTTTACAAGATGGTGACAAAGATGGCCAAACCCAGATTATTGAGCAACAAGTAGAAGAGGAAAAGCCAACTGCCTTTGCTGCGAATGAAACGGCTGCAACTGTTGATGCAGCTCTCACTGATGTCTGCAGTACTtcaatttcatcagaatctacaAACAACCtggaaaatcctgaaaaactTCAGGGATCACCTGCAAAGCAGAAAGACCTGGAAGCAGTAATGGGTCAAGATGTCGGCCAAAGCCCCAGTGGTGGCAGAACCAGAGGATCCTGGTCCCCGTCAGCCTCCCCATCAACCAGTATCCTCAAGAAGGGCCAGAAGAGACCGCTAGAGGATGAAACGCCCTCACCTCTGGTCAAA tccAGGCGTGTGTCCTTTGCTAATCCGATCCAGCAGCAGGAAATGGCAGATGACATTGATCGTCGGAGTCCTGCTTTAAGAACCAGCTCCCCAAGAAGATCTAAAGGTAGCAGCATCCCACAGCCTAAG TACGTTACCACTCCAACAAAAGGAATGCTGATTCTGAGTCCCAGGAATCTGCACAGTCCAGGATACAAGAGCTCCAAGAAATGCCTG ATTTCTGAGATGAGCCAGGAGCCGCGGCCAGTCTCCAGAGACTGTATCTACCCTGCCCTGGTCGGCTGCTCCACACCTGTTGAAGCTGTGCTGCCTCAGATTTCCTCCAACATGTG GTCTCGTGGTTTCGGGCAGCTTGTTCGAGccagaaacattaaaacagtcGGAGACCTCAGCGCGTTAACACCTAGTGAAATCAAGACTCTCCCTATTCGTTCCCCGAAGATCTCCAATGTGAAGAAGGCTCTTAAAATCTATGAACAACAG CGTAAAGGACGAGGTGGAGATGAGCTGAAGAGTTTTGATGAAACAGAAATGATGACGTCTGAACTGGAGGAAACCAGTGCTCCTCAAAACCATGAAGAGGAGGACAAAACCTCTGCAGAGACACTGG CGACTGAGCTGGTGGACGAGCCTGCAGAAACCAAGCCTGATCATGATCTCTCTGTGAATCAGACATCTGAGTCCTCTTCGGGAGAGCAGACGGCCATAGATCAGCAGCAGTCTGAGGGTCTACTGTCAGAGGTTGAGGCTCTGGCTGGCAGGATGACTTCTCAAGAACTCGGCCAGTGCTCCTCGCAGCAGCTTGTTCAGATCCACGACCACTTAGGAGGCCTGATGGGGCACGTGGTGGTCGAGCTGCAGACACGACTCAGCAAAATGGAATAG